The Mycobacterium seoulense genome has a window encoding:
- a CDS encoding MCE family protein, with protein MLTRFVRIQLAVFAIAGTVGVIAMVLFYIQAPTLLGIGRMTVTLELPATGGLYRFSNVTYRGVQLGKVTSVGLTATGAKATLSLSTSPKVPADLTAKVLSVSAVGEQYVDLQPKTDSPPYLHDGSVISVRDATIPQPVGPMLDQLNALVQSIPKTKLGQLLDESFHGFNGSGYDLGSLIDSSQTISRDANGVVDRTRALTEDTGPLLDTQARTTDSIRTWARSFAGISDVLANNDSHFRTILQNGPEAANEASRLLQQIKPTLPVLLANLTTIGQIGVTYHPSLEQLLVLLPSAVAIEQAAAAPNHPEGTAQGDFALTIDDPPICTVGFMPPNTWRSPDDLTDIDTPDGLYCKLPQDSPIGVRGARNYPCMGHPGKRAPTVEICNSDKPYMPLAMRQHVLGPYPLDPNLLSQGVPPDDRITSNDRIFGPVEGTPLPPGAVPRGAPAGPRGENPPPGTVGAAVPPVPSSGPPPLAPMSRMSADLPPIAPLDVPAAGDLPPPPAAPAAPAPPDAAPPDTAGGAGPQAAPSAFGGGVGKPVPSVTIARYDPRTGRYVGPDGKLYQQSDLVAPKAPKTWQDMLPT; from the coding sequence ATGCTGACGCGCTTCGTGCGGATCCAGCTGGCGGTTTTCGCGATCGCCGGGACCGTCGGCGTGATCGCGATGGTCCTCTTCTACATCCAGGCGCCGACCCTGCTGGGCATCGGTCGGATGACGGTGACGCTAGAGCTGCCGGCCACCGGCGGCCTGTACCGGTTCTCCAACGTGACCTACCGAGGGGTTCAGCTCGGCAAGGTCACCTCGGTGGGCCTGACGGCGACCGGCGCGAAAGCGACGCTGTCGCTTAGCACTTCACCGAAAGTCCCCGCGGACCTGACGGCGAAGGTGCTCAGTGTCTCCGCGGTGGGTGAACAGTACGTGGACTTGCAGCCCAAGACCGATTCGCCGCCCTACCTGCACGACGGTTCGGTCATCTCCGTGCGCGACGCGACGATTCCGCAGCCGGTCGGGCCGATGCTCGACCAGCTCAACGCCTTGGTCCAAAGCATCCCGAAGACCAAACTCGGCCAGTTGCTCGACGAGTCCTTCCACGGCTTCAACGGTTCGGGCTACGACCTGGGGTCACTGATCGATTCGTCACAGACGATTTCCCGCGACGCCAACGGCGTCGTCGATCGCACCCGAGCCCTTACGGAAGACACTGGGCCACTTCTGGATACGCAAGCACGCACCACCGATTCGATCAGGACGTGGGCACGTAGTTTCGCCGGCATCTCGGATGTGCTGGCGAACAACGATTCCCACTTCCGCACCATCCTGCAAAACGGTCCCGAGGCTGCCAACGAAGCGTCCCGGCTTCTCCAACAGATCAAACCTACGTTGCCGGTGCTGCTCGCCAACCTCACCACCATCGGTCAGATCGGCGTCACCTATCACCCCTCGCTGGAGCAGCTGCTGGTCTTGCTGCCGTCGGCGGTTGCCATCGAGCAGGCCGCCGCGGCGCCAAACCACCCCGAGGGCACGGCCCAAGGCGACTTCGCGCTCACGATCGACGATCCGCCGATTTGCACGGTCGGGTTCATGCCACCCAACACATGGCGATCCCCGGACGACCTCACCGACATCGACACCCCGGACGGGCTGTACTGCAAACTCCCGCAGGATTCGCCGATCGGGGTTCGCGGTGCCCGCAACTATCCCTGTATGGGCCACCCGGGCAAGCGCGCGCCCACCGTCGAAATCTGCAACAGCGACAAGCCGTACATGCCGTTGGCGATGCGCCAGCACGTCCTCGGTCCCTACCCACTGGATCCGAACCTGCTCTCCCAGGGTGTCCCGCCCGACGACCGGATTACTTCCAACGACAGAATCTTCGGCCCGGTGGAGGGAACGCCGCTGCCGCCGGGGGCGGTGCCGCGCGGCGCACCGGCGGGGCCCCGGGGAGAAAATCCACCACCGGGCACGGTCGGAGCGGCCGTACCGCCCGTGCCGTCGTCGGGACCACCTCCGCTGGCGCCCATGTCGAGAATGTCGGCTGACCTTCCGCCCATCGCGCCGCTCGACGTCCCTGCGGCCGGGGACCTTCCGCCGCCACCCGCCGCGCCCGCGGCGCCCGCGCCTCCCGATGCCGCACCGCCCGACACCGCCGGCGGCGCAGGGCCGCAGGCCGCGCCGAGCGCATTCGGGGGTGGGGTCGGTAAGCCAGTGCCGTCGGTCACCATCGCCCGGTACGACCCGCGTACGGGTCGTTATGTCGGTCCGGACGGGAAGTTGTACCAGCAGTCGGATCTCGTTGCCCCGAAGGCGCCCAAGACGTGGCAGGACATGCTTCCCACCTGA
- a CDS encoding MCE family protein — translation MIARVAARRVFAVGCCVVLTATGCAFHGLNSLPLPGAVGRGPGANIYHVELPNVGTMESNSPVMIDDVVVGSVGAMRVRGWHADVEISVKRDVVVPANVVATVGQTSLLGSMHVELNTPLGQQGSGRLQPGATIPLSRSSAYPSTEQTLSSLGAVVNGGGLGQIGEIIHNFSAALSGREGAVRDLITRLDTFVGTLDDQRDNLVDSIQALNRLAATFADQRDVLTQALQKIPPALDVLVKERPRLTAALDKLRVFSNTATRLINDSQADLVKNLQNLEPTIKALADVGPELGTAIAAAFVFPFTQNFVDRAVRGDYFNLHVDLDLSIPRLKRGLMLGTHWGQLDQPLVPLPGDPYYLQYTHDPMHDPLRPPWVDPNALPPLPGPRPGTAPLPGPPPAAAPLPGPPPAAASQSDAALGQTPPPATAPTEGGG, via the coding sequence ATGATCGCCCGGGTAGCGGCGCGGCGGGTGTTCGCCGTCGGCTGTTGCGTGGTGCTGACGGCAACGGGATGTGCCTTCCACGGCCTGAACTCGCTGCCGCTGCCGGGCGCGGTCGGACGCGGGCCGGGGGCCAACATCTACCATGTCGAGCTGCCGAATGTCGGGACGATGGAGTCGAATTCGCCGGTGATGATCGACGATGTCGTCGTCGGCAGTGTCGGCGCGATGAGGGTGCGCGGCTGGCACGCCGACGTCGAGATCTCGGTGAAGCGCGATGTCGTCGTCCCGGCCAACGTGGTGGCCACCGTCGGCCAGACCAGCCTGCTGGGGTCGATGCATGTGGAGCTCAATACGCCGCTTGGCCAGCAGGGCAGCGGTCGGCTTCAGCCGGGCGCCACCATCCCGCTCAGCCGATCGTCGGCCTACCCGTCGACGGAGCAGACGCTGTCGTCGCTGGGAGCGGTCGTCAACGGCGGGGGGCTGGGGCAGATCGGGGAGATCATCCACAATTTCTCCGCCGCCCTGTCCGGGCGGGAGGGCGCGGTACGTGATCTGATCACTCGCCTCGACACGTTCGTGGGAACGCTGGACGATCAGCGGGACAACCTCGTTGACTCCATCCAGGCGCTGAACCGGCTGGCGGCCACGTTCGCCGACCAGCGCGACGTGCTCACCCAGGCGCTGCAGAAGATTCCGCCCGCTCTCGATGTGCTGGTCAAGGAGCGCCCACGGCTCACCGCCGCCCTGGACAAACTCCGCGTCTTCAGCAACACCGCCACCCGGTTGATCAACGACTCGCAGGCCGACCTGGTCAAGAATCTCCAAAACCTGGAGCCGACGATCAAGGCGCTCGCCGACGTCGGGCCGGAGTTGGGCACGGCGATCGCGGCCGCGTTCGTGTTCCCGTTCACCCAGAACTTCGTCGACCGCGCGGTCCGGGGCGACTACTTCAACCTGCACGTCGATCTGGACCTGTCGATTCCACGGCTCAAGCGAGGACTGATGCTGGGAACGCACTGGGGGCAGCTGGATCAGCCGTTGGTGCCGCTGCCCGGGGACCCGTATTACCTGCAGTACACCCACGATCCGATGCACGACCCCCTGCGGCCACCGTGGGTCGACCCCAATGCGCTGCCGCCGCTCCCCGGGCCTCGTCCGGGCACGGCTCCGCTGCCCGGGCCGCCGCCCGCCGCGGCCCCGCTGCCCGGGCCGCCGCCCGCCGCGGCATCGCAGTCCGACGCGGCTCTTGGTCAAACACCGCCGCCGGCAACGGCACCGACGGAAGGTGGCGGGTAG
- a CDS encoding MCE family protein: MISGMPRKRVAALGAVVLVCLIAAGAAVLVRNTVFGPKTITAYFTTATAIYPNDEVRVSGVKVGNIKSIQPQGTQAKMTLKVDRDVPIPADAKAVIVASNLVSARYVQLSPAYRDSGPVMPDGAVIPVERTAVPVEWDEVKAQLMRLATDLGPKSGVSGTSVGRFIDSAANALDGNGDKLRQTLGQLSGVGRILANGSGNIVDIIKNLQTFVGALRDSNVQIVQFNERLATLTSVVNDSKSDLDAALTDLSTAVGEVRRFIAGTRNQTSEQIARLADVTQTLVDHHMDLENILHAAPNALGNFFNDYNADTGTIVGGFGIMNFANPTWGGQLLLSFPGCDQIGAIENVTAVESGKLCALFLGPGLRLLNFNNLPIPINIFLQKSVDPSNILYTEPRLAPGGEGPKPGPPEIPPAVSAYTGLPGDPVGPPGAVPPARIPGAAMPLPPPPSTPMPPPPPPAQSTSDMLLPADGPQQ, translated from the coding sequence ATGATTTCCGGTATGCCCCGCAAAAGGGTGGCCGCGCTCGGGGCGGTTGTCCTGGTCTGCCTCATCGCTGCCGGCGCAGCCGTGCTCGTCCGCAATACGGTCTTCGGCCCGAAGACGATCACCGCCTACTTCACCACCGCCACCGCGATCTATCCCAATGACGAGGTGCGCGTATCGGGTGTCAAAGTCGGCAACATCAAATCCATTCAGCCACAGGGCACCCAGGCCAAGATGACCCTCAAGGTCGACCGCGACGTGCCGATTCCGGCGGACGCGAAGGCGGTGATCGTCGCCTCGAATCTGGTGTCTGCCCGCTACGTCCAACTCTCGCCGGCCTATCGAGATAGTGGACCGGTCATGCCGGACGGGGCAGTTATCCCGGTTGAACGGACCGCAGTACCGGTCGAGTGGGATGAGGTCAAAGCCCAGTTGATGCGGCTGGCAACGGATTTGGGGCCCAAGAGTGGTGTATCGGGCACGTCGGTGGGCCGGTTCATCGACAGCGCCGCCAATGCGCTCGACGGCAACGGCGACAAGCTGCGGCAGACACTCGGTCAGCTGTCGGGGGTGGGCCGCATCCTCGCCAACGGTAGCGGCAACATCGTCGACATCATCAAGAACCTGCAGACCTTCGTCGGCGCGCTGCGCGACAGCAACGTGCAGATCGTGCAGTTCAACGAACGCCTGGCCACGCTGACCAGCGTGGTCAACGACAGCAAGTCCGACCTGGACGCGGCGCTCACCGACCTGTCGACGGCGGTCGGCGAAGTGCGGCGTTTCATCGCCGGGACGCGCAACCAGACCAGCGAGCAGATCGCCCGGCTGGCCGACGTCACGCAGACTCTGGTCGATCACCACATGGACCTGGAAAACATCCTGCACGCGGCGCCGAACGCGCTCGGCAACTTCTTCAATGACTACAACGCCGACACCGGAACCATCGTGGGCGGGTTCGGGATCATGAATTTCGCGAATCCGACGTGGGGGGGCCAGCTTCTGCTGTCCTTCCCAGGCTGCGACCAAATCGGCGCCATCGAGAACGTCACCGCGGTTGAATCGGGGAAGCTGTGTGCCCTGTTCCTCGGTCCCGGCCTGCGACTACTGAACTTCAACAACCTGCCGATTCCGATCAATATCTTCCTGCAGAAGTCGGTAGATCCTTCCAACATCCTCTACACCGAACCGCGGCTGGCGCCCGGCGGCGAGGGCCCGAAACCCGGACCACCCGAGATCCCGCCCGCGGTATCGGCCTACACCGGCTTGCCCGGTGATCCGGTTGGACCGCCGGGGGCAGTGCCGCCGGCGCGGATACCGGGCGCGGCGATGCCGCTGCCGCCCCCGCCGTCCACCCCGATGCCGCCGCCCCCACCCCCAGCGCAGAGCACGTCAGACATGCTGCTGCCGGCCGACGGGCCACAACAATGA
- a CDS encoding MCE family protein — MLKYRGAGLVKAGLIGVVLAVMVILVGLSPDRFISWATMVRYQALFTEAGGLATGNPVIVSGVKVGTVSDVKLHHGDALVTFAMKGNILLGSETSAHIRTGTLLGERMLTVESAGSGTLHPMALIPVSRTSSPYSLTEAVSDLTTDTAGTNTTALNQSLDTLAATLDQIAPQMGPAFDALTRLSRTLNSRNKNLGELFKSAGDVTGILSERSQQVNKLILNSDSLLQVLVARRQEIVDLLANTSAVAKQLTALVHENESKLAPTLERLNSVTAVLEKNRDNISKALPGLKKFQITVGEGISSMYAYQAFVPNFLAPQLFQPIFDYLWGFRTFDPARGPGYPSPVPRSLTPWPYNGIPVCPACTLGGRIGGSQ, encoded by the coding sequence ATGCTCAAGTATCGCGGAGCTGGGCTCGTCAAGGCAGGACTCATCGGCGTCGTCCTGGCAGTGATGGTCATCCTGGTAGGCCTGTCACCCGACCGGTTCATCTCGTGGGCGACGATGGTCAGGTACCAGGCGCTGTTTACGGAAGCCGGCGGCTTGGCGACGGGCAACCCCGTGATCGTGTCGGGCGTGAAGGTCGGCACGGTGTCGGATGTGAAGCTGCACCACGGCGATGCTTTGGTGACGTTCGCGATGAAGGGCAACATCCTGCTGGGGTCGGAGACTTCCGCGCACATTCGCACCGGCACGCTGTTGGGTGAACGGATGCTGACGGTGGAGTCCGCCGGCAGCGGCACGTTGCACCCGATGGCCCTCATTCCCGTCTCGCGCACGTCGTCTCCGTACTCACTGACGGAAGCGGTCAGCGACTTGACAACCGACACCGCCGGAACCAACACCACGGCGCTGAACCAGTCGTTGGACACGCTCGCGGCGACGCTCGACCAGATCGCGCCACAAATGGGGCCGGCCTTCGACGCACTCACCCGGTTGTCGCGCACCCTCAACAGCCGCAACAAGAACCTGGGCGAGCTGTTCAAGAGCGCCGGCGACGTGACGGGGATCCTTTCCGAGCGCAGCCAGCAGGTCAACAAGCTCATCCTCAATTCCGACTCTCTGCTCCAAGTGCTGGTGGCGCGGCGGCAAGAGATCGTGGACCTCCTGGCCAACACGTCGGCGGTGGCCAAACAGCTGACGGCGTTGGTGCACGAGAACGAAAGCAAACTGGCACCGACACTGGAGAGGCTGAATTCGGTGACTGCGGTGCTGGAGAAGAACCGCGACAACATCAGCAAGGCGCTGCCGGGTCTCAAGAAATTCCAGATCACCGTCGGTGAGGGCATCTCCAGCATGTACGCCTATCAGGCGTTCGTTCCGAACTTCCTTGCCCCACAACTCTTCCAACCGATCTTCGACTACCTCTGGGGATTCCGCACCTTCGACCCGGCTCGCGGTCCCGGCTACCCGTCGCCGGTACCTCGGTCGCTGACCCCCTGGCCGTACAACGGCATTCCGGTGTGCCCCGCCTGCACGTTGGGCGGCAGGATCGGAGGGTCGCAATGA
- a CDS encoding MCE family protein — MRTRATLIKFAIFTVVMAMLTAFLFFIFGQYRTGATNGYSAVFTDVSRLKAGQSVRVAGIRVGTVNSVSLQPDKKVVVKFDADRNVVLTEGTRAAVRYLNLVGDRYLELVDGPGPTKHLPAGGQIPVNRTAPALDLDLLLGGLKPVTQGLNARDVNALTSGLIQVFQGQGGTLESLFAKTTSFSNALADNDQTVQQLIDNLNIVIGTISKDGTKFSGAIDRLERLVSGLSDDRNTIGSAIEALDSGTASLADLLSSARPSLSGTIDQLSRLAPILDNDKDRLDAALGKAPKNYRKLVRLGVAGATIPYYLCQLTLRGTDLQGRTVRAPIFRSEAGRCTEP; from the coding sequence ATGAGAACGCGCGCCACGCTGATCAAGTTCGCCATCTTCACGGTCGTGATGGCCATGCTGACCGCCTTCCTGTTCTTCATCTTCGGCCAGTACCGGACGGGTGCGACCAACGGGTATTCGGCGGTGTTCACCGACGTTTCGCGTCTCAAGGCGGGGCAGTCGGTGCGGGTCGCCGGTATCCGGGTCGGCACTGTCAACAGCGTTTCGCTGCAGCCGGACAAGAAAGTTGTCGTGAAGTTCGACGCCGACCGCAACGTCGTCCTCACCGAGGGGACCAGGGCGGCGGTGCGCTACCTGAACTTGGTGGGCGATCGCTACCTCGAGCTCGTCGATGGTCCGGGCCCGACGAAGCACCTGCCGGCCGGCGGTCAGATCCCCGTCAACCGCACAGCGCCGGCGCTCGACCTCGATCTGCTACTCGGCGGACTGAAACCCGTTACCCAGGGCCTGAATGCGCGTGACGTCAACGCGCTGACCTCAGGATTGATACAGGTCTTCCAGGGGCAGGGCGGGACTCTCGAGTCGCTGTTCGCCAAGACGACGTCGTTCTCAAACGCCTTGGCCGACAACGATCAGACCGTGCAGCAACTGATCGACAACCTCAACATCGTGATCGGCACGATCTCCAAGGACGGCACCAAGTTCTCCGGCGCAATCGATCGCCTCGAACGGCTTGTCAGCGGGCTGTCGGACGACCGCAACACCATCGGCTCCGCCATCGAGGCCCTCGACAGCGGAACCGCCTCACTGGCGGATCTGCTGAGCAGCGCCCGGCCGTCGCTGTCCGGCACGATCGATCAGCTGAGTCGGCTGGCGCCGATTCTGGACAACGACAAGGACCGCCTCGACGCCGCACTCGGAAAGGCGCCAAAGAACTACCGCAAGCTGGTTCGACTCGGCGTAGCCGGCGCGACCATCCCGTACTACCTGTGCCAGTTGACACTTCGCGGCACGGATCTTCAGGGCAGGACGGTAAGAGCCCCCATATTTAGGTCAGAAGCTGGAAGGTGCACGGAACCCTGA
- a CDS encoding MCE family protein: MTQSVPAGRGAVGGRPPRAGHARPPAGRNYLPPLLGLFTVAIIGLIFAVAVGLFQGSFTETVPVTVISQRAGLVMNPEAKVKMRGVQVGKVASVESLPNGQAAIHLAMDPSQLRFIPSNVLVDIASSTVFGAKSVQLVEPAQPSAQRLHGGQTLQGQHVMVEINTVFQELVSVLEHIDPPKLNESLGALAQAFSGRGPQLGQSLSDLDSFLAKLEPSLPAFRHDLSVLPVVANAYADAAPNLVKTAANATRISKTIVDEQHNLDALLISAIGLADIGNDVLSTNRQPLTDVLHLLVPTTDLTNEYHEVFTCGFGGMINIAHGPPLSEPSINISASLTWGGERYRYPTNLPKVAATGGPQCMGLPNLPFNTHPKQLIADIGADPVGYGNPQLLINSDLLKQLLYGPIAGPPRNSAMVGMPG, encoded by the coding sequence GTGACGCAAAGTGTGCCAGCGGGTCGCGGTGCGGTCGGTGGCCGTCCTCCGCGCGCCGGCCACGCACGGCCGCCGGCGGGACGGAATTACCTGCCGCCTCTGCTCGGGCTGTTCACCGTCGCCATCATTGGCCTGATTTTCGCCGTGGCGGTGGGTCTTTTTCAGGGCTCCTTCACCGAAACCGTGCCGGTGACCGTGATCTCGCAACGCGCCGGCCTGGTGATGAACCCGGAAGCCAAGGTCAAGATGCGCGGCGTGCAGGTGGGCAAGGTCGCCTCGGTCGAGTCGTTGCCCAACGGCCAAGCGGCCATCCACTTGGCGATGGACCCGTCGCAGTTGCGCTTCATTCCCAGCAACGTGCTCGTCGACATCGCGTCGTCGACGGTATTCGGCGCGAAGTCCGTCCAGCTGGTCGAACCTGCCCAGCCGTCGGCCCAGCGGCTGCACGGTGGTCAGACGCTGCAGGGCCAGCACGTCATGGTCGAAATCAACACGGTATTCCAGGAATTGGTGTCGGTCCTCGAGCACATCGACCCGCCGAAGCTCAACGAGTCACTGGGCGCGCTCGCCCAAGCGTTCAGTGGGCGGGGCCCACAGCTCGGCCAGTCGCTGAGCGACCTGGATTCGTTTCTGGCCAAGCTGGAGCCGAGCCTGCCCGCATTCAGGCATGACCTCTCTGTCCTACCGGTGGTGGCCAACGCCTACGCCGACGCGGCGCCGAACCTGGTGAAGACCGCGGCCAATGCGACCCGGATCAGCAAGACGATCGTCGACGAGCAGCACAACCTGGATGCGTTGTTGATCAGCGCGATCGGCCTGGCCGACATCGGCAACGACGTGTTGTCGACCAACCGCCAACCACTGACGGATGTGTTGCATCTGCTGGTGCCGACCACCGATCTGACCAACGAGTACCACGAGGTGTTCACCTGCGGTTTCGGTGGGATGATCAACATCGCGCACGGCCCGCCGTTGTCGGAGCCGAGCATCAATATCTCGGCGAGCCTCACGTGGGGCGGCGAACGTTATCGGTATCCGACTAACCTGCCCAAGGTTGCGGCGACGGGCGGCCCCCAGTGCATGGGTCTGCCGAACCTGCCGTTCAACACACATCCGAAGCAGCTGATTGCAGATATCGGCGCCGACCCGGTGGGCTACGGAAACCCGCAGCTGCTGATCAACTCCGATCTCCTCAAACAGCTGTTGTACGGGCCGATCGCCGGCCCGCCCCGCAACTCCGCCATGGTTGGAATGCCCGGATGA
- a CDS encoding ABC transporter permease gives MALRAAYPRLFRQFERPVASLGRIGDHTLFYGKALAGVPFAATHYTREVVRLIAEISMGAGTLAMIGGTVVIVGFLTLAAGGTLAIQGYTSLGNIGIEALTGFLSAFINVRIAAPVVAGIGLAATFGAGVTAQLGAMRINEEVDALESMAIRPVAYLVSTRILAGMMAITPLYAIAVILSFVASQFTTTFLLGQSQGLYQHYFNTFLNPIDLLWSFLQAILMALTILLIHTYYGYFASGGPAGVGNATGNAVRTSLIVVVSVTLLVSLSIYGTNGNFNLSG, from the coding sequence ATGGCGCTGAGGGCCGCATATCCGCGATTATTCCGCCAATTCGAGAGGCCGGTCGCCTCGTTGGGTCGGATCGGCGACCACACCCTGTTCTACGGTAAGGCGCTCGCGGGGGTGCCCTTCGCGGCCACGCATTACACGCGCGAAGTCGTTCGACTGATCGCCGAGATCAGCATGGGTGCGGGCACTTTGGCGATGATCGGCGGAACCGTGGTGATCGTCGGCTTCCTGACCCTGGCGGCCGGCGGCACCCTGGCGATTCAGGGGTACACCTCGCTGGGCAATATCGGCATCGAGGCGCTGACGGGCTTTTTGTCCGCGTTCATCAATGTGCGCATCGCGGCACCGGTGGTCGCCGGGATCGGCCTGGCGGCCACCTTCGGCGCCGGTGTCACCGCTCAGCTGGGGGCGATGCGGATCAACGAAGAAGTCGACGCATTGGAGAGCATGGCCATCCGGCCGGTTGCCTACCTGGTGAGCACCAGGATCCTGGCGGGAATGATGGCCATCACGCCGTTGTACGCCATCGCCGTGATCCTGTCGTTCGTGGCCAGTCAGTTCACCACGACATTCTTGCTCGGACAGTCGCAGGGCTTGTACCAGCACTACTTCAACACGTTCCTGAACCCGATCGACTTGTTGTGGTCGTTCCTGCAGGCCATTTTGATGGCGCTGACCATCTTGCTGATCCACACGTACTACGGCTATTTCGCTTCGGGGGGACCGGCGGGTGTCGGCAACGCGACCGGCAACGCGGTGCGCACCTCGCTCATCGTCGTGGTGTCCGTAACGCTGTTGGTCTCGCTATCTATCTACGGTACGAACGGCAACTTCAACCTGTCCGGTTAG
- a CDS encoding MlaE family ABC transporter permease, with protein MAISNDRWSPGLPSLRLKNLSGSMQAVGALFAMSADAVKFLFRRPFQWREFLEQSWFVARVSLAPTLLVAIPFTVLVSFTLNILLRELGAADLSGAGAAFGAVTQLGPLVTVLIVAGAGATAMCADLGARTIREEIDAMEVLGINPVQRLVTPRMLASGLVAFLLNSLVVIIGVLGGYAFSVFVQDVNPGAFAAGITLLTGVPEVIISCVKAALFGLIAGLVACYRGLSITGGGAKAVGNAVNETVVYAFMSLFVVNVVVTAIGIKMTAK; from the coding sequence ATGGCAATTAGCAACGACCGCTGGTCACCCGGATTGCCCTCGCTGAGACTCAAGAATCTGTCCGGATCCATGCAGGCCGTCGGGGCCCTCTTCGCCATGTCGGCCGATGCCGTCAAGTTCTTGTTCCGCCGGCCGTTCCAGTGGCGCGAGTTTCTCGAGCAATCCTGGTTTGTCGCGCGGGTGTCGCTGGCCCCCACCTTGTTGGTGGCGATACCGTTTACCGTCCTCGTCAGCTTCACGCTCAACATCCTCCTGCGCGAACTGGGCGCGGCGGATCTCTCCGGTGCGGGCGCCGCCTTCGGTGCGGTCACCCAGCTCGGACCGCTGGTCACGGTGTTGATCGTGGCGGGCGCGGGCGCTACGGCAATGTGTGCGGACCTGGGCGCGCGAACCATTCGTGAAGAAATCGACGCGATGGAGGTGCTGGGCATCAACCCGGTGCAACGGTTGGTCACGCCGCGCATGCTGGCTTCGGGCCTGGTCGCCTTCTTGCTCAACAGCCTCGTCGTCATCATCGGCGTCCTTGGCGGTTACGCCTTTTCGGTGTTTGTGCAGGACGTCAATCCCGGCGCCTTCGCGGCGGGTATCACCCTGCTCACCGGCGTGCCCGAGGTGATCATTTCGTGCGTCAAGGCGGCGCTTTTCGGCCTCATCGCCGGCTTGGTCGCCTGCTATCGGGGCCTGTCGATCACCGGTGGAGGCGCCAAGGCCGTAGGCAACGCGGTGAACGAAACCGTGGTCTATGCGTTCATGTCCCTGTTCGTCGTCAACGTGGTCGTCACCGCGATCGGCATCAAGATGACGGCGAAGTAG
- a CDS encoding CaiB/BaiF CoA transferase family protein, protein MRPLEGIRVLEVAMYGFVPSAGAVLAEWGADVVKVEHAVTGDPQRGLRQTGMLRVDGDPNPNIEHANRGKRSIGLDMSVPEGKEVLYELARRSDVFLTSFLPDARQKFGIDVDDIRAVNPNIVYARGSALGPRGEEATKGGYDMTAFWCRAGTAATITPAGMPGMIAPPGPAYGDTISGTNLAGGIAAALLKRERTGEPSIVDVSLLGSGLWSMGHTVALTKHLGQRMESPPPGVHGAPNNPLVGLYTTSDGRYISFVMMQPTKFWADVCRHVDLPELADDPRFETVEKIAANTAEAVEMLTKAIATRTLAEWSERFATLAGPWAPVQDTLQAADDAQVRANEYMVHAGELDLVANPVQFDVAAPQTGPAPGFAEQTDEILMELGLDWDRIIELKTAGAVT, encoded by the coding sequence GTGAGGCCGCTCGAGGGTATCCGCGTCCTGGAAGTCGCCATGTACGGGTTCGTCCCGTCGGCGGGTGCCGTGCTCGCCGAGTGGGGCGCCGACGTCGTCAAGGTCGAACACGCGGTGACCGGGGACCCCCAACGCGGTCTCCGGCAGACCGGCATGCTGCGCGTCGACGGCGACCCCAACCCCAACATCGAACACGCGAACCGCGGCAAGCGCAGCATCGGCCTGGACATGTCGGTGCCCGAGGGCAAGGAAGTGCTCTACGAGCTGGCCCGCCGGTCGGATGTGTTCCTCACCAGCTTCCTGCCCGACGCGCGCCAGAAGTTCGGGATCGACGTCGACGACATCCGGGCGGTGAACCCGAACATCGTCTACGCGCGCGGAAGCGCGCTCGGCCCGCGCGGCGAGGAGGCCACCAAGGGCGGCTACGACATGACCGCCTTCTGGTGCCGGGCCGGAACCGCCGCGACCATCACGCCGGCGGGAATGCCGGGGATGATCGCGCCGCCCGGACCCGCTTACGGCGACACCATCTCCGGCACGAATCTTGCGGGTGGCATCGCGGCGGCCCTGCTGAAACGGGAGCGCACCGGAGAACCGTCCATCGTCGACGTGTCGCTGCTGGGCAGCGGGCTGTGGTCGATGGGACACACGGTCGCGCTCACCAAGCATTTGGGCCAACGGATGGAGTCGCCGCCACCGGGCGTGCACGGTGCCCCGAATAACCCGTTGGTGGGGCTGTACACGACGTCCGACGGACGCTACATCTCCTTCGTGATGATGCAGCCAACCAAGTTCTGGGCCGACGTGTGCCGGCACGTCGACCTACCGGAACTGGCGGACGACCCGCGCTTTGAAACGGTGGAGAAGATCGCCGCCAACACGGCGGAGGCAGTGGAGATGCTGACCAAGGCCATCGCAACCCGCACGCTGGCCGAGTGGAGCGAACGCTTCGCCACCCTGGCCGGCCCCTGGGCGCCCGTCCAGGACACCCTGCAGGCCGCCGACGACGCGCAGGTTCGGGCGAACGAATACATGGTGCACGCCGGCGAGCTCGACCTGGTCGCCAACCCGGTTCAGTTCGACGTCGCGGCGCCACAAACGGGGCCGGCGCCCGGATTCGCCGAACAGACGGACGAGATCTTGATGGAACTCGGACTCGACTGGGACCGCATCATCGAGCTCAAGACGGCCGGCGCCGTCACCTAG